The following coding sequences are from one Schizosaccharomyces osmophilus chromosome 1, complete sequence window:
- the ptl2 gene encoding triacylglycerol lipase ptl2, whose translation MCVSENREFSNDYTVQEDLDEFVKYTCGYSQQIDKKIEYIIAQHDWNPVHEAVLPKKTKAGKDEKREGFMYPILRWPLMITASICLSIVAFLYLLDRMYINCYEYFIVWRGRPALLRRRLQNAKTFEEWKQRARDLDDYFGNNEWKLDPVYDYYDYSLLRTVLRSLRIHRQRGEWEQLKSTLDVCVRSNFAAIDSPMLYSRTYSGTKKLVEDYIDELIQCLQLVIDQKLYTSKDRSRMFEFFSHNYGRTALCLSGGASFALYHTGVLAALLNQDLLPNVITGTSGGGILAALVCTRTNDELRQLLVPELAPKFQSDIGSYMDCAKRYLQTGARFDEIIWARTCMFFTRGSMTFAEAYKRTGRILNISVIPSDAHSPPKLINYLTSPDTVIWSAVIASCAVPGILNPIPLMTRGPSGKLIPHNFGNRFKDGSLRTDIPLGELRTQFNVHFSIVSQTNPHVQVFFFSPRGSVGRPVSHRKGRGWRGGYVGSAIEQYLKYDMIKWLHVIRSLELLPRPLGQDWSNVFLQKFDGTITIWPKTKLKDFWYILSPPSNERLGDMIAAGKAATFPKVDFISSRIQIEKLIEKGRAMDRLTTLGTSIDGDIGTSITNQDMDISLESATVNPNDVAVNQSNTSPKP comes from the exons atGTGTGTTTCTGAAAATCGAGAATTTTCCAATGATTATACTGTACAGGAAG ATCTTGACGAATTTGTCAAATACACTTGCGGCTATAGTCAACAGATagacaaaaaaatcgaGTATATCATTGCACAACATGATTGGAATCCTGTGCATGAGGCTGTACTGccaaaaaagacaaaggcCGGAAAAGACGAAAAACGAGAAGGCTTTATGTATCCCATTTTACGCTGGCCGCTCATGATCACTGCTTCTATATGTCTCAGTATTGTTGC ATTTCTGTACTTATTAGACCGTATGTACATTAACTGCTACGAATATTTTATCGTTTGGCGTGGTCGGCCAGCGCTTTTACGACGCCGTCTCCAAAATGCCAAGACGTTTGAGGAATGGAAGCAGCGGGCTCGGGATTTGGATGATTACTTTGGAAACAATGAATGGAAACTCGACCCAGTCTACGATTATTACGATTACTCCCTTCTTCGCACGGTCCTCCGAAGCTTGAGGATTCATCGTCAAAGAGGAGAATGGGAACAACTAAAATCCACCTTGGATGTGTGTGTTCGCAGTAATTTCGCGGCCATTGATAGCCCTATGCTTTATTCTCGCACTTATTCCGGCACAAAGAAGCTCGTCGAGGACTATATCGACGAGCTCATCCAATGTTTACAGTTGGTCATTGACCAAAAACTGTATACGTCAAAAGACAGATCCCGTATgtttgaattcttttcccATAATTATGGCCGTACAGCCCTCTGTTTATCAGGTGGTGCTTCCTTTGCTCTTTACCACACGGGCGTTCTTGCGGCGCTTTTGAATCAGGATCTCCTTCCTAATGTGATCACCGGAACAAGCGGCGGTGGTATTTTGGCCGCTCTCGTCTGTACTCGTACAAACGACGAGCTTCGCCAATTGCTTGTGCCCGAATTAGCTCCTAAATTTCAAAGTGATATAGGAAGCTACATGGATTGTGCGAAACGATACTTACAAACAGGAGCCCGTTTTGATGAGATTATCTGGGCAAGAACCTGCATGTTTTTCACCCGAGGAAGTATGACTTTCGCCGAAGCTTATAAAAGAACTGGCCGAATCCTTAATATTTCCGTTATCCCTAGTGATGCTCACTCACCTCCTAAATTAATCAATTATTTAACTTCCCCCGACACTGTGATTTGGAGTGCTGTCATTGCTAGCTGTGCTGTGCCGGGAATCTTAAACCCTATTCCTCTCATGACAAGAGGTCCATCAGGAAAGCTCATACCACACAATTTTGGGAATCGCTTTAAAGATGGAAGCCTTCGTACAGACATCCCGCTAGGGGAATTGAGGACTCAGTTCAATGTTCACTTTTCCATCGTCAGTCAAACTAATCCTCACGTGCaagtcttctttttctcccCTCGCGGCAGTGTTGGAAGACCTGTTTCACACAGAAAGGGCCGTGGTTGGCGCGGTGGCTATGTGGGTAGTGCTATCGAACAATATCTCAAATACGATATGATCAAATGGCTACATGTTATTCGCAGCTTAGAATTACTACCACGACCTCTTGGTCAAGATTGGAGTAATGTTTTCCTCCAAAAGTTCGATGGCACTATCACTATTTGGCCAAAAACTAAATTAAAGGATTTTTGGTATATTTTATCTCCCCCTAGCAACGAGCGTTTGGGAGATATGATTGCTGCCGGAAAAGCTGCTACCTTTCCTAAAGtagattttatttcatctCGTATCCAAATCGAAAAActtattgaaaaaggaCGCGCAATGGACCGATTAACTACCCTTGGTACATCTATTGATGGAGACATTGGCACCTCAATAACTAACCAGGATATGGATATCAGTCTTGAGTCTGCTACAGTCAACCCGAACGATGTTGCTGTGAACCAATCTAACACTTCACCTAAACCATAA
- the plb2 gene encoding phospholipase Plb2: MFFTYFLAFSFLCFSLIGCQVVDPDQEYARLHLSQLDKRNWKKPPPPPSTNASYAPVTGSCSGSQQLLHSLESGQLPQLESDFLKKRSQSSNEALRFFLQSAHSTSSLDLDSLLGDNGPRLGIAVSGGGYRSMFYGGGALAAFDRRSNETTLGGLLQGASYITGADGGSWLVSSLAINDFRTVQNLSSSIWYSRLGIFFVEETHFGDNKNYYTDLVDEVNQKAAAGFNVSLTDYWGRAIARHTTGRLRGGPDTTYSSVQKASWFQDAEYPYPILVSQGLPGALSDGHNATFANSSIYEFSPYYFNTFDNNVRAYMPLEYLGTKLSNGSAVDNKCVTQFDNVGFLIGTSSTRFNEALMDVSLRQSRMSRRLGFTLRHMRINGSAVSYYNNMFHGASSIAGDGTASSDGLTTAPYVDLYDGGADKQNIPVWPLLQPERRVDVVLALDASGDTDNNWPNGTSLVSTYERITQKASDASYGVTSFVHIPSVETFINLGLNSRPTFFGCDGRNTTSQSQHVDENTPPLLVYLPNSPWTADSNIADDRYRLGNSDIQGLVRNGFVAATQNSSTDFASCLACAVVQRSLERTNQTTSQACQQCFSQYCWNGTVDNSPVFDQKGNVKYSPAVKSGAMHLSTNVLLTTLLAILLTFGILN, encoded by the coding sequence ATGTTTTTCACGTATTTCCTTgcgttttcctttttgtgTTTCAGTCTCATCGGTTGTCAAGTGGTGGACCCCGATCAGGAATACGCCCGCCTTCATCTTTCTCAGCTCgataaaaggaattggaaaaaacctcctcctcctccttcCACCAATGCTTCTTACGCTCCCGTAACCGGCTCTTGTAGCGGATCGCAGCAACTTCTCCATTCCTTAGAGTCTGGCCAGCTTCCACAATTAGAATCCgattttctcaaaaaacGCTCCCAGTCTTCAAATGAGGCtcttcgtttctttttacaatCTGCCCATTCCACCTCTTCTCTCGATTTGGACAGCCTTCTCGGTGACAATGGCCCTCGTTTAGGAATTGCCGTCTCTGGTGGCGGCTACCGTTCCATGTTTTATGGTGGTGGTGCTCTAGCTGCGTTTGATCGTCGAAGCAACGAAACCACTTTGGGTGGTCTTTTGCAAGGTGCTAGTTATATCACCGGTGCTGATGGAGGCTCTTGGCTTGTCAGCTCTTTAGCCATCAACGATTTCCGTACCGTGCAAAACTTGTCTTCCTCCATTTGGTATTCTCGTCTTGGTATCTTTTTCGTCGAGGAAACTCACTTTGGCgacaataaaaattattataCTGATCTTGTCGACGAAGTCAACCAAAAAGCCGCTGCCGGCTTCAATGTGAGCTTGACCGACTATTGGGGTCGTGCTATCGCTCGCCACACAACTGGTCGCCTTCGTGGTGGTCCCGATACAACCTACTCTTCCGTGCAAAAAGCTTCTTGGTTCCAAGATGCTGAATATCCTTATCCCATTCTCGTCTCTCAAGGCTTGCCTGGTGCACTTTCCGATGGTCATAATGCcacttttgcaaattcaAGCATTTACGAGTTTTCTCCTTACTACTTCAACACATTCGATAATAACGTTCGCGCTTACATGCCCCTCGAATATCTTGGAACCAAGTTAAGCAATGGCTCTGCTGTCGATAACAAGTGTGTGACTCAATTCGACAATGTTGGATTCTTGATTGGCACTTCATCCACGCGCTTCAATGAAGCTCTCATGGACGTTAGTTTGCGTCAGTCGCGTATGAGCCGTCGTCTTGGCTTTACCTTGCGCCATATGAGAATCAATGGCTCAGCGGTTAGCTACTACAACAACATGTTTCATGGCGCCTCTTCTATAGCAGGTGATGGAACTGCTTCTTCCGATGGTTTGACCACTGCTCCTTATGTTGACTTGTACGACGGTGGTGCCGATAAGCAAAACATTCCAGTCTGGCCTTTGCTTCAGCCAGAACGCCGTGTTGACGTTGTTTTGGCCCTCGATGCTAGCGGTGATACTGACAACAACTGGCCAAATGGTACATCCTTAGTTTCTACCTATGAACGCATTACTCAAAAGGCTTCCGATGCTTCCTACGGAGTAACCTCCTTTGTTCATATTCCGTCTGTGGAAACCTTTATCAACCTTGGCTTAAATAGTCGTCCAACCTTCTTTGGTTGTGATGGACGCAACACTACCAGTCAAAGCCAACACGTTGATGAGAATACTCCTCCTTTGTTGGTTTATCTCCCCAATTCACCCTGGACGGCCGATTCAAATATTGCTGATGACCGCTATCGCCTTGGCAATTCTGACATACAAGGTTTGGTTCGTAACGGTTTTGTCGCTGCTACCCAAAATAGTTCTACCGATTTTGCTTCTTGCTTGGCTTGTGCAGTTGTTCAAAGATCTCTGGAACGTACAAATCAAACCACTTCTCAAGCTTGTCAGCAATGCTTTTCTCAATACTGTTGGAACGGTACAGTTGACAATTCCCCTGTATTTGatcaaaaaggaaacgttAAATATAGTCCCGCTGTAAAAAGCGGTGCCATGCATCTTTCCACTAATGTTTTGTTAACTACCTTGCTTGCTATTTTGCTTACTTTTGGTATTTTAAACTAA
- the cut11 gene encoding spindle pole body docking protein Cut11: MVALRTSFLNGSKIKAVRYHTILRPILQQRFLRASLALYCLCCVTSYWLASGSIFSLKLILGSFLKGMLCFLFVFPYFVMLKSRMTTTRDVHSSLAKEIMIKFSPKSFFPVYISFLVSVGILALAYVQGHSSSSRLQWVTTARTYELPRLNERFVYMMFVATTMAFSSACEHLYFDRDTPEQPVLQIPFIVYVKERIPSIFRYSIIKSLVCGFASPIIYAIFRPSIWRIVLLFTKCFHRLAASKALARWPVNFGLLFHSLWMTFLINISLNMALLIFRVFLYAGPVVRSRFISMRSNDPNGTLLDGIKTKNKPLTQCIASQELFLICSKDPKRIQGILQDIDRKTSVWQEILNNTLVLCENLSTSLQLSSAGRKSSAVESAQSSSKLGSNSTDESFNAIPLKEANIFARGASHRSRILEKVKEHGNFSSPDASQNSFLESLIPASLRKKFSQYLSVVYKTSLFNIFRKTLDRKNADVLKNPWLLEVHITSLSLLVLKSLQYDTYGVVARDISDILTVYCDTYDKLIAYKRNPPIHSSDVFASERTHDFDDMDRIISCLKDGIVEITEKFQDFFLQLNIPTKVERRCWVLYRGRNSAT, from the exons ATGGTCGCTTTAAGGACCAGTTTTCTCAATGGATCGAAAATTAAAGCGGTGCGGTATCATACGATTTTACGGCCTATACTTCAGCAGCGCTTTTTACGCGCTTCTTTGGCATTGTATTGTTTGTGCTGTGTAACATCATATTGGCTCGCGTCTGGCTCCA TTTTTTCCCTGAAACTGATTCTTGGAAGTTTCTTAAAGGGCATGCTatgttttctatttgtgTTTCCATACTTTGTCATGCTAAAAAGCAGAATGACTACCACCAGAGACGTTCATAGCTCATtggcaaaagaaattatgATAAAATTCTCGCCAAAGTCATTTTTTCCTGTGTATATTTCGTTTCTCGTTTCCGTGGGCATACTCGCGCTTGCATATGTCCAAGGTCactcttcttcttctcgtTTACAGTGGGTAACGACCGCGCGAACATACGAACTACCAAGACTCAATGAACGATTCGTTTACATGATGTTTGTAGCTACAACGATGGCATTCTCCTCTGCTTGTGAGCATCTCTACTTTGACCGCGATACACCCGAGCAGCCGGTCCTTCAAATACCATTTATAGTTTACGTTAAAGAGAGAATTCCTTCAATCTTCCGATATTCCATTATCAAGTCTTTAGTATGCGGCTTTGCTTCCCCTATTATTTATGCGATCTTTCGACCTTCTATTTGGAGAATcgttttactttttactAAATGCTTTCATAGACTCGCGGCTTCTAAAGCACTTGCCCGTTGGCCGGTAAATTTTGGTCTATTGTTTCACAGCTTGTGGATGACCTTTCTTATAAATATTTCATTAAACATGgctcttttgattttccGCGTCTTTTTATATGCTGGACCCGTTGTTCGTTCTCGCTTTATCAGTATGCGCTCCAATGATCCTAACGGGACCTTGTTGGATGGAatcaaaacgaaaaataaaCCTTTGACTCAATGTATCGCTTCACAGGAGTTGTTTCTCATTTGCTCCAAAGATCCAAAGCGAATTCAAGGCATCCTTCAAGATATTGATAGGAAGACCAGCGTATGGcaagaaattttgaataatacGTTAGTGTTGTGTGAAAATCTCTCTACTTCTCTGCAACTGTCTTCCGCTGGTAGAAAATCTAGTGCTGTTGAGAGTGCCCAATCAAGCTCAAAATTGGGAAGCAATTCTACAGACGAATCATTTAATGCGATTCCattaaaagaagcaaatatCTTTGCAAGGGGTGCATCTCATCGTTCCCGAATTTtagaaaaggtaaaagAGCACGGAAACTTCAGCTCACCTGATGCCTCGCAAAATTCCTTCCTTGAGTCGTTAATACCGGCTTCCCTTCGTAAAAAATTTTCTCAATATCTTTCCGTTGTTTACAAAACTTCCTTATTTAATATATTCCGCAAGACGCTGGACAGGAAAAATGCTgatgttttaaaaaaccCATGGTTGCTTGAAGTGCATATCACCAGTTTGTCGCTACTTGTTTTAAAGTCTTTACAGTATGACACTTACGGTGTGGTTGCCCGTGATATCTCCGATATTCTAACTGTTTACTGTGATACCTACGATAAACTGATTGCTTATAAGCGTAACCCTCCTATTCACAGCTCTGATGTGTTTGCATCCGAACGAACTCATGATTTTGACGATATGGATCGAATTATTTCATGCTTGAAAGATGGTATTGTTGAAATTACCGAAAAATTccaagattttttcttacagTTAAACATTCCAACAAAGGTAGAACGCCGTTGCTGGGTATTGTATCGAGGACGAAATTCAGCTACCTGA
- the cyt2 gene encoding cytochrome c1 heme lyase Cyt2 produces the protein MTEKQEDSQETQCPVSPEVREAWIKSQSNKNKAQPHPSAPPVELPTDREISGIPKAKTDLNDQQEEKWIYPSQKMFFEAMKRKNWDPDARDMKTIVPIHNAVNEKAWKEILNWEKGWGSEACGGPRLDKFQGDVKKLTPKARMLNFLGYNRPFDRHDWLVDRCGKKVCYVIDFYNGPSVQGIPSMFLDVRPKLTAHGAWMRFYRWSSQAIFQGKSNQQ, from the exons ATGACAGAAAAACAGGAAGACTCCCAAGAAACTCAATGTCCAGTGTCGCCAGAAGTTCGGGAAGCCTGGATTAAAAGCCAGTctaataaaaacaaagctCAACCTCACCCATCGGCGCCGCCTGTTGAACTTCCAACGGACCGGGAAATATCAGGAATTCCCAAGGCAAAGACAGATCTTAACGATcagcaagaagaaaaatggatATACCCTTCTcagaaaatgttttttgaagCCATGAAACGGAAAAATTGGGATCCTGACGCGCGTGACATGAAAACGATTGTTCCCATACATAACGCAGTCAACGAGAAAGCTTGGaaggaaattttgaattggGAAAAGGGATGGGGATCGGAAGC TTGTGGGGGACCCAGACTTGATAAATTCCAAGGAGACGTAAAAAAGCTGACGCCAAAGGCACGGATGCTTAACTTTTTGGGTTACAACAGACCTTTTGACCGACACGACTGGCTAGTCGATAGATGCGgtaaaaaagtttgttaTGTAATAGATTTCTATAACGGACCTAGTGTTCAAGGTATCCCAAGTATGTTTCTTGATGTTCGTCCAAAACTTACTGCTCATGGTGCCTGGATGCGCTTTTACCGTTGGTCCAGTCAAGCTATCTTTCAAGGAAAGTCTAATCAACAATAA
- the mvd1 gene encoding diphosphomevalonate decarboxylase mvd1 yields the protein MAEKVYQCTVSAPVNIAVIKYWGKRDVGLNLPTNSSLSVTLSQDDLRTVTSASCSKSFEKDTLWLNGHAEDISASKRLSVCVEELRSVRRELEKENDSMDKISQLKVHVVSINNFPTAAGLASSAAGYAAFTEAIARLYDLTWTPTELSRIARQGSGSACRSLFGGYVSWEMGELHSGADSVAVQVEPVEHWPEMRVAIMVASAAKKGISSTSGMQATVASSTLFQERIKNIVPGRMQAMKQAIRNRDFETFAKLTMTDSNQFHACCLDTLPPIFYLNDTSRAIIRVIENINAAAGKTVAAYTFDAGPNAVVYFLEENSSYILDALHAVSKHAEGWEESARNPTSVKIDDVASETVSSGVSRVILTKIGDGPRILSPEESLIKEDGTPKNA from the coding sequence ATGGCAGAAAAGGTCTACCAATGCACTGTAAGTGCTCCAGTAAATATTGCAGTTATCAAATACTGGGGAAAACGCGACGTTGGGTTGAATTTACCGACAAACAGTTCATTAAGTGTAACTTTATCACAAGATGATTTAAGGACTGTGACAAGTGCTAGCTGCAGCAAATCCTTTGAAAAGGACACTCTATGGTTGAATGGACATGCGGAAGATATTTCTGCCAGCAAACGGCTTTCCGTTTGCGTAGAGGAGTTGCGTAGTGTTCGTCGAgaattggaaaaggaaaatgacTCAATGGATAAGATTAGCCAGCTGAAAGTGCACGTTGTATCTATAAATAATTTCCCCACTGCTGCTGGTTTAGCTTCCTCGGCTGCCGGATATGCTGCTTTTACTGAAGCCATTGCACGCTTGTACGATTTGACCTGGACTCCTACTGAGTTATCCAGAATTGCCAGACAGGGTTCTGGTAGCGCTTGTCGTAGCTTGTTTGGTGGATACGTTTCGTGGGAGATGGGCGAATTGCATAGTGGAGCAGATAGTGTTGCCGTGCAAGTAGAGCCTGTGGAGCATTGGCCTGAAATGCGTGTTGCTATTATGGTTGCTTCTGCTGCCAAGAAGGGTATCTCCTCAACTTCAGGTATGCAAGCAACAGTTGCTTCTTCTACCTTATTTCAAGAACGCATAAAGAATATCGTTCCTGGGCGTATGCAAGCCATGAAACAAGCTATCCGCAACCGTGATTTTGAAACGTTTGCCAAGCTTACGATGACTGATTCCAATCAATTCCACGCGTGTTGCCTTGATACCCTTCCTCCTATCTTTTACCTGAACGATACCTCTAGAGCTATCATTCGTGTCATCGAGAATATCAATGCTGCTGCTGGAAAGACCGTTGCTGCTTATACTTTTGATGCCGGTCCCAATGCAGTGGTGTACTTCTTGGAAGAAAACTCTTCGTATATCTTGGACGCTTTGCATGCCGTTTCAAAGCACGCAGAAGGTTGGGAGGAAAGTGCTAGAAACCCTACCTCTGTGAAGATTGACGATGTTGCGTCGGAAACTGTATCGTCTGGAGTGAGCCGAGTGATTCTTACCAAAATTGGTGATGGCCCTCGTATTCTATCTCCTGAGGAGTCTTTAATAAAGGAAGATGGAACACCTAAAAATGCTTAA
- the cox8 gene encoding cytochrome c oxidase subunit VIII produces MQPAGTNFATPNSLIMLLSRIAARSTLRGVRFSSSHAPPKPGSTVPFYVSKKAIPSMLFFGSFGFVLSLPLIVVKYQNRNA; encoded by the exons ATGCAGCCAGCAGGAACCAACTTCGCAACTCCCAACTCTTTGATCATGCTCCTCTCTCGTATTGCAGCTCGTTCCACTCTTCGTGGTgttcgtttttcttcatctcaTGCTCCTCCTAAACCCGGGTC TACTGTACCATTTTATGTATCCAAAAAGGCAATTCCTTCTATGCTCTTTTTCGGAAGCTTTG gttttgttttgtctcTTCCATTAATTGTCGTCAAATAC CAAAACCGCAATGCTTAA
- a CDS encoding Schizosaccharomyces specific protein, which produces MSTITTPPSNTLSQQDFSLLQFRLLDFLASQESRKVIAASKELTLLRQSIQTLKNKATNLKPEEMTLEEKQSAIRMLQSRISLKKSFLSRIRSESETAQDISMQEAV; this is translated from the coding sequence ATGTCTACAATCACAACACCTCCTTCAAACACGCTTTCGCAACAGGATTTCTCTTTACTGCAGTTTCGACTGTTGGATTTTTTGGCCTCTCAAGAATCTAGAAAGGTCATTGCtgcttccaaagaattAACATTGTTGCGACAGAGCATTCAAACGTTGAAGAATAAAGCCACTAATTTGAAACCAGAAGAAATGACTTTGGAAGAGAAGCAATCTGCCATACGTATGCTGCAGTCCAGGATTTCCcttaaaaaatcttttctcTCCCGAATTCGCTCTGAATCCGAAACAGCTCAAGACATTTCCATGCAAGAAGCTGTTTGA
- the mug70 gene encoding CBS and PB1 domain protein, conserved protein, implicated in signaling, Mug70-like, translating into MPANAVDNSSVVSSSYSDVSYVSDTRKRQYKKDESLRRKIATELSKKSANLDSPAKSTKRHGEPGTVESVALDAALTVHMHSSITETAQLMAAKRQDCVLVVDEEGQLTGILTSSDIATKCVGAGFDARQTYVADIMTNGPICITNDTRIDAALELMVEHQIRHLPVVSDGEDGDEGDVIGIINMRTCLHEPLDRISRQQEAAERLVAALEGAQEELEDKSASGSANNSSHSGGPHAAEFVEYVESLRKKASGQDVLSLIETTQEPVLVGTRTTVAEAAESMAHANVSSVLVMENGAVSGIFTSHDIVLRVLAAGLDSFRCSVIRVMTPHPDCALIDLRVSTALERMLEGKFHFLPIVDEDDSIVGLLSLFQLATAILAEQSPEEDEGIEHENQELEENILSKTASQENHPLLAPSNGDIDLTPKVPGPNQGIIPSHQPGLPESDVLPVPLTWQETDNHPAEKDTQYAHSLHGSHVSYRSGQYPLSPTRNNEFTYPGQPSALDAYGASDIHGYGASHTAPSYVGSLSQFQGNPSIMEQALQDLVQPTDSASQIFPIPRPSPSQFSIKYRSTIGRVHRLRLDQINSLSDLQKAVSNRENEPNITLTYIDDEGDVVEITSDADLREAIFLTRRRGLPRLEIRGVGANSHIVDGFNPVLSTVGSSAGTASILQPKIPTDEPVFSSPKPSAASTKKPSDRSLAFAGVVSGSIAVVLLSAWFLRRRR; encoded by the coding sequence ATGCCGGCAAATGCCGTTGATAATAGTTCTGTAGTATCCTCTTCTTATTCAGATGTTTCATATGTATCGGACACGAGGAAACGacaatataaaaaagatgaatctCTTCGAAGGAAAATAGCTACGGAACTGAGCAAGAAATCAGCAAATCTTGATTCCCCAGCTAAATCCACAAAGCGACATGGTGAGCCTGGAACTGTTGAAAGCGTTGCACTTGATGCAGCATTGACAGTTCATATGCATAGCTCGATAACGGAAACAGCCCAACTGATGGCGGCCAAACGACAGGACTGTGTTTTGGTTGTAGACGAGGAAGGACAATTAACTGGTATCCTGACTTCGAGTGATATTGCAACGAAATGTGTGGGTGCTGGGTTTGATGCTCGACAAACTTATGTAGCTGATATAATGACAAACGGCCCTATATGCATTACTAACGATACAAGAATTGATGCCGCACTTGAATTGATGGTAGAACATCAAATCCGACATCTTCCTGTGGTAAGCGACGGTGAAGATGGCGATGAAGGAGATGTCATTGGAATCATCAACATGCGAACATGTTTACATGAACCTCTAGATCGAATCTCCCGTCAACAAGAAGCTGCCGAACGGCTTGTGGCTGCTCTCGAAGGCGCTcaagaagaattggaagaTAAGTCCGCTTCTGGAAGCGCCAATAACTCTTCTCATTCAGGTGGTCCACATGCGGCAGAATTTGTTGAATACGTAGAATCTCTCAGAAAGAAGGCCTCAGGCCAAGATGTATTATCTTTGATTGAAACTACCCAAGAGCCAGTCTTGGTGGGCACACGAACTACCGTGGCTGAGGCTGCAGAATCCATGGCCCATGCGAACGTTTCTTCCGTTCTTGTAATGGAAAATGGTGCTGTTTCTGGTATCTTTACCTCTCATGATATTGTGCTTCGCGTTCTTGCTGCAGGGCTCGATTCTTTTCGTTGCTCTGTCATCCGAGTTATGACTCCTCACCCAGATTGTGCTCTCATTGACCTGCGAGTGAGCACGGCCCTTGAAAGAATGCTTGAAGgaaaatttcattttcttcctaTTGTTGACGAAGACGACTCTATTGTTGGCTTGCTTTCGCTTTTCCAACTAGCAACGGCAATCCTTGCTGAGCAGTCTcctgaagaagacgaaggTATAGAACATGAAAATCAAGAGCtcgaagaaaatattttgtcGAAAACCGCTTCACAAGAAAACCATCCCCTCTTGGCTCCTTCCAACGGAGATATCGATTTGACACCCAAAGTACCTGGCCCTAACCAAGGTATTATTCCCTCCCATCAGCCAGGTTTACCTGAATCCGATGTGCTTCCCGTTCCTTTGACATGGCAAGAAACAGATAACCATCCAGCCGAAAAAGATACTCAGTACGCACATTCCCTTCACGGATCCCATGTTTCCTATCGTTCAGGACAATACCCACTTTCCCCAACCCGCAACAACGAATTTACGTATCCCGGACAACCTTCCGCTCTTGATGCATATGGGGCTTCGGATATACACGGCTATGGAGCCTCGCATACGGCACCTTCATACGTTGGTTCGCTTTCTCAGTTTCAAGGAAACCCTTCAATTATGGAACAAGCATTACAGGATTTAGTGCAGCCGACCGATTCCGCCTCTCAAATCTTTCCCATTCCACGCCCCTCTCCTTCGCAATTTAGCATAAAATATCGGTCAACGATTGGACGAGTTCATCGTCTTCGTTTAGATCAAATTAATTCATTAAGTGATCTACAAAAGGCGGTCTCAAATCGGGAAAACGAGCCAAACATTACACTCACCTATATAGACGACGAAGGAGATGTTGTTGAAATTACAAGCGACGCTGATCTTCGAGAAGCAATCTTTTTGACTCGTCGGCGCGGACTTCCACGCTTAGAAATTCGTGGTGTGGGAGCGAATAGTCATATTGTTGATGGTTTCAATCCCGTTTTATCGACGGTTGGAAGCAGTGCTGGAACTGCATCCATTTTGCAACCTAAAATACCTACGGATGAACCCGTTTTCAGTTCACCGAAGCCTTCAGCGGCATCAACAAAGAAGCCTTCTGACCGGTCATTAGCTTTTGCCGGCGTGGTGTCTGGAAGTATTGCCGTAGTACTCTTATCAGCTTGGTTTTTACGTCGCAGGCGTTGA